One Pseudomonas entomophila genomic window carries:
- a CDS encoding YagK/YfjJ domain-containing protein, whose protein sequence is MLAEILMDEDLIEEMVEGQWALMTTTEGDDLLIKSDESSLIYDVCSVTQVVMGLLSKAEMLKVGRSGKRSLTPLGRKTLECLRIDFNRLVAAFPGGAFNPYVYAFVEATGRLMSDEAFWGVSAYPDRLVMGDAVKAFRILAEEVLGVDAGGALKTTLRNAERNARKNLTGLNAYVDALLERYSRLVVVRVDLRYAIGAFEANADLIAIVKSDFNYFLSFVKGKRFGKDVCGYVWKLEYGAVQGWHYHVLLFLNGAKHREDISIGKELGDKWMDITRQKGCYFNCNARKEKYKRPALGVVSWRDFEKVNNLKRAAGYLAKADMLIRPNLAGGERALGKGRMPKGHSGKGRPRQ, encoded by the coding sequence GTGCTTGCTGAGATATTAATGGATGAGGACCTAATAGAGGAGATGGTTGAGGGGCAATGGGCCTTGATGACCACTACGGAGGGGGATGACCTGTTAATCAAGTCCGATGAGTCAAGTTTGATTTATGATGTGTGCTCCGTGACGCAGGTAGTTATGGGGCTGTTATCCAAAGCAGAGATGCTTAAAGTAGGTAGAAGCGGAAAGCGCAGCTTGACTCCGCTTGGGCGGAAGACTCTGGAATGTCTTCGTATTGACTTTAATCGTCTTGTGGCAGCATTCCCGGGAGGCGCTTTCAATCCCTATGTATACGCATTCGTAGAGGCCACCGGTAGGCTGATGAGTGATGAGGCGTTTTGGGGTGTGTCTGCCTATCCCGATCGTTTGGTAATGGGCGACGCAGTTAAGGCTTTCAGGATATTAGCTGAGGAGGTTTTGGGGGTTGATGCTGGGGGGGCACTGAAAACTACTTTGAGAAATGCTGAGCGTAATGCGAGAAAGAATTTGACTGGTCTTAATGCTTACGTAGACGCTTTGCTGGAACGGTATTCGAGGTTGGTGGTCGTAAGAGTCGATTTAAGATATGCAATCGGAGCGTTTGAGGCTAATGCAGATTTGATTGCTATTGTGAAAAGTGATTTTAATTATTTCTTGAGCTTCGTAAAAGGGAAGCGATTTGGTAAGGATGTTTGCGGCTATGTGTGGAAGTTGGAGTATGGAGCAGTCCAGGGCTGGCATTACCACGTTCTGTTGTTTTTGAATGGTGCGAAGCATAGAGAGGATATTTCCATCGGAAAGGAGCTTGGAGACAAATGGATGGATATCACTCGGCAGAAAGGATGTTATTTTAATTGTAATGCAAGGAAAGAAAAATATAAGAGGCCTGCTCTAGGAGTGGTTAGCTGGCGTGACTTCGAGAAAGTAAATAATCTCAAAAGAGCGGCAGGTTATCTTGCAAAGGCAGACATGCTGATACGCCCGAATCTGGCTGGCGGCGAAAGGGCGTTAGGAAAGGGCCGTATGCCTAAAGGGCATTCTGGGAAAGGTCGGCCTAGGCAGTGA
- a CDS encoding tyrosine-type recombinase/integrase: MGKLNPKQVENLVEAGTYEDGEGLRLVVKSTGRKSWVLRFQLAGRRREMGLGAYPTVSLKEARLDAAAKRRQLVDGIDPLHARDMERAALLEHQKASEAKRIKFETLAKSYCEAHGSSWSDKWRKGWLRKLELYAFEHIGSLSADQVGTEEVLAVLKPIWSVKPRTADEVRGQIEQVLDAAKARGLRQGENPARWRGHLDSLLSRIEKRKARKREHFTAMRWQDIPPLMSTLQGIETSTSIAAQLLILTGARSHMVRFASWDEFDLQAGLWSLPGERMKMRKPFVIPIPEQVITLVKAVPKIESSRFLFPGHGKSGVMHANAIRNLLHGIGEKEITRHGFRSTFRDWANECTNHPREVCEIALAHDERDQTEGAYSRSDFLDKRRALMNEWAKFSLSNITK; encoded by the coding sequence ATGGGAAAGCTAAATCCGAAGCAGGTCGAGAATCTGGTTGAGGCCGGTACGTATGAGGACGGCGAAGGCCTGCGACTGGTCGTGAAAAGCACTGGGCGAAAATCTTGGGTTCTCAGATTCCAACTTGCTGGCCGACGTAGAGAAATGGGGTTAGGGGCTTACCCCACGGTCAGCCTGAAAGAAGCGCGCTTGGACGCCGCTGCCAAACGACGCCAACTGGTGGACGGCATCGATCCCCTTCATGCCCGTGACATGGAGCGGGCTGCTTTGCTCGAGCATCAGAAGGCCAGCGAAGCGAAGAGGATCAAGTTTGAAACGCTTGCCAAGAGCTACTGCGAAGCACATGGGAGTAGCTGGTCCGACAAGTGGCGAAAGGGCTGGCTCAGAAAGCTAGAACTCTATGCATTCGAGCACATAGGCTCCCTTTCAGCTGATCAAGTCGGAACTGAGGAAGTTCTGGCCGTCCTGAAACCGATCTGGTCGGTTAAGCCCCGGACAGCGGACGAGGTACGGGGCCAAATAGAGCAGGTATTGGATGCTGCAAAGGCCCGTGGGCTTCGCCAGGGTGAAAACCCGGCACGCTGGCGCGGTCACCTAGACAGCTTGCTGAGCCGAATCGAGAAAAGAAAAGCACGGAAACGAGAGCACTTCACGGCAATGCGCTGGCAAGACATACCTCCATTGATGTCAACGCTTCAGGGCATTGAAACGTCAACTTCAATCGCAGCACAGCTCCTCATCCTCACAGGCGCCCGATCGCACATGGTGCGATTCGCAAGCTGGGATGAGTTTGACCTACAGGCTGGGCTCTGGTCACTACCGGGCGAACGGATGAAAATGCGCAAGCCTTTCGTGATTCCAATACCCGAACAAGTGATCACGCTTGTCAAAGCAGTGCCTAAAATTGAAAGCAGTCGCTTCCTTTTTCCTGGCCATGGAAAATCTGGAGTGATGCATGCTAATGCTATTCGAAATCTGCTGCATGGCATCGGAGAAAAAGAAATAACGCGCCATGGTTTCCGATCAACATTTCGAGACTGGGCAAATGAATGCACGAATCATCCTAGAGAAGTATGCGAAATAGCATTAGCTCACGACGAGCGAGACCAAACCGAAGGTGCATATTCTCGATCAGACTTCCTTGACAAACGCAGAGCATTGATGAATGAGTGGGCTAAATTTTCTCTGAGCAATATCACGAAGTAA
- a CDS encoding LexA family transcriptional regulator encodes MNTSGDRLKALLQECNLTPSDFAAQRKVTPQHVNNWLKRGVPQARVEEIAGLFCVHPGWLRNGEGPKHPGPLTPPRPARPRVAPPAPLLALATESVPLPLYHVRDESLEAAPDLHQPIPREALDCVRVATQHAFCIGMPANNMAPYLPQGALLAVDRSFTRVVEGECYALLHNGKLRVHQLTLGRHGTLCLHSHDRLNHPTERYTAYQRRAQRLEILGWVFWWSCLRPARPG; translated from the coding sequence ATGAACACTTCCGGCGACCGCCTCAAAGCCCTCCTGCAGGAGTGCAACCTGACCCCTTCGGACTTTGCCGCCCAACGCAAGGTCACCCCCCAGCACGTCAACAACTGGCTCAAGCGTGGCGTGCCCCAGGCGCGCGTCGAGGAAATCGCCGGATTGTTCTGCGTGCACCCCGGCTGGCTGCGTAATGGCGAAGGCCCGAAACACCCGGGCCCCCTTACCCCACCCCGCCCGGCCAGGCCCCGCGTGGCACCGCCTGCACCGTTGCTGGCCCTGGCCACCGAAAGCGTCCCCCTGCCCCTTTACCACGTGCGTGACGAAAGCCTGGAGGCCGCGCCGGACCTGCACCAACCGATCCCCCGGGAGGCCCTTGACTGCGTCCGCGTGGCCACGCAACACGCGTTCTGTATTGGCATGCCAGCGAACAACATGGCGCCCTACCTGCCACAAGGTGCGCTGCTGGCCGTCGACCGCAGCTTCACCCGGGTCGTCGAGGGCGAGTGCTACGCACTGCTGCACAATGGCAAGCTGCGCGTACACCAGCTCACCCTCGGCCGCCATGGCACCCTGTGCCTGCACAGCCACGACCGCCTCAACCACCCCACCGAGCGCTACACCGCGTACCAACGTCGGGCACAGCGCCTGGAGATCCTCGGCTGGGTGTTCTGGTGGTCGTGCCTGCGCCCGGCCCGCCCAGGCTGA
- the ppa gene encoding inorganic diphosphatase produces MSYSKIPAGKDLPNDIYVAIEIPANHAPIKYEIDKDSDTLFVDRFMATPMFYPANYGFIPNTLADDGDPLDVLVVTPYPVAPGSVIRARPVGVLNMTDDGGGDAKVIAVPHDKLSQLYVDVKEYTDLPALLIQQIEHFFANYKDLEKGKWVKIEGWEGADAARAAITKSVAAYKG; encoded by the coding sequence ATGAGCTACAGCAAGATTCCAGCCGGCAAAGACCTGCCGAACGACATCTACGTCGCTATCGAGATCCCGGCCAACCACGCGCCGATCAAGTACGAAATCGACAAGGACAGCGACACCCTGTTCGTCGACCGCTTCATGGCCACCCCGATGTTCTACCCGGCCAACTACGGTTTCATCCCCAACACCCTGGCCGACGACGGTGATCCCCTGGACGTGCTGGTCGTCACCCCGTACCCGGTAGCCCCAGGCTCGGTGATCCGCGCCCGTCCGGTCGGCGTGCTGAACATGACCGACGATGGCGGCGGCGACGCCAAGGTCATCGCCGTGCCTCACGACAAGCTGAGCCAGCTGTACGTCGACGTGAAGGAATACACCGACCTGCCGGCCCTGCTGATCCAGCAGATCGAGCACTTCTTCGCGAACTACAAGGATCTCGAGAAGGGCAAGTGGGTCAAGATCGAAGGCTGGGAAGGCGCCGACGCCGCCCGCGCTGCGATCACCAAGTCGGTGGCTGCCTACAAAGGCTGA
- a CDS encoding zinc-dependent peptidase — MWSFSAWRRRRTLARYPVDNQLWQVIRDRLPLLDGLSDEEDRWLREACVLFLHDKHLTPLPGVELDDEQRLFLAAQAQLPLLHLGELNWYQGFHEIILYPDDFLSPQRHRDASGVEHVWDAEHSGEAWQQGPVILAWPGVLASGGWEAYNLVIHELAHKLDMLNGDANGLPPLHNDMRVEDWAQAMQQAYDAMNRQLDQDPDTETAIDPYAAENPAEFFAVTSEYFFSAPDLLHQAFPAVYQQLALFYRQDPLARLTRLQAEHPHYREHHA; from the coding sequence ATGTGGTCGTTCAGCGCCTGGCGCCGGCGGCGCACCCTGGCCCGCTACCCGGTCGACAATCAGCTATGGCAGGTGATCCGCGATCGCCTGCCACTGCTCGATGGCCTCAGCGACGAGGAAGACCGCTGGCTGCGTGAAGCCTGCGTGCTGTTCCTGCACGACAAGCACCTGACCCCCCTGCCCGGCGTCGAACTGGACGACGAGCAGCGCCTGTTCCTCGCTGCCCAGGCCCAGTTGCCGCTGCTGCACCTGGGTGAGCTGAACTGGTACCAGGGCTTTCACGAGATCATCCTCTACCCGGACGACTTCCTCAGCCCACAGCGCCATCGCGACGCCAGTGGCGTGGAACATGTGTGGGACGCCGAGCACAGCGGCGAGGCCTGGCAACAGGGGCCGGTGATTCTGGCCTGGCCCGGGGTACTGGCCAGCGGGGGCTGGGAAGCCTACAACCTGGTCATCCACGAACTGGCGCACAAGCTCGACATGCTCAACGGCGATGCCAACGGCCTGCCGCCACTGCACAACGACATGCGCGTGGAAGACTGGGCGCAGGCCATGCAGCAGGCCTATGACGCCATGAACCGCCAGCTCGATCAGGACCCCGACACAGAAACGGCCATCGACCCTTACGCCGCGGAAAACCCCGCAGAGTTCTTTGCCGTGACCAGCGAGTACTTCTTCAGCGCCCCTGATCTGCTGCACCAGGCTTTTCCGGCGGTCTACCAGCAGTTGGCGCTGTTCTACCGCCAGGACCCACTGGCCCGGCTTACCCGGTTGCAGGCCGAACACCCGCATTACCGTGAGCACCACGCCTGA
- a CDS encoding DedA family protein → MDFNPLDLILHLDAYLDLLVTNYGPWIYAILFTVIFCETGLVVMPFLPGDSLLFIAGAVAAGGGMDPVLLAGLLMAAAILGDSTNYVIGRTAGERLFRNPKSKIFRQDYLQRTHEFYARHGGKTVTLARFLPILRTFAPFVAGIAHMHYPRFLAFSVAGSLLWVGGLVTLGYFFGNVPFIKQHLSLMVVGIIVLSLVPMILGLLRGRFSRAAKAH, encoded by the coding sequence ATGGACTTCAACCCGCTGGACCTCATCCTGCATCTCGATGCCTACCTCGACCTGCTGGTCACCAACTACGGTCCATGGATCTACGCCATCCTCTTCACCGTGATCTTCTGCGAAACCGGCCTGGTGGTGATGCCCTTCCTGCCCGGCGACTCGCTGCTGTTCATCGCCGGCGCCGTGGCCGCAGGCGGCGGCATGGACCCGGTGCTGCTGGCCGGCCTGCTGATGGCGGCAGCCATTCTGGGCGACAGCACCAACTACGTGATCGGGCGCACCGCAGGCGAACGCCTGTTCCGCAACCCCAAGTCGAAGATCTTCCGCCAGGACTACCTGCAACGCACCCACGAGTTCTACGCACGCCACGGCGGCAAGACCGTCACCCTGGCGCGCTTCCTACCCATCCTGCGCACCTTCGCGCCGTTCGTCGCCGGCATCGCCCACATGCACTACCCGCGCTTCCTGGCTTTCAGCGTGGCCGGCTCGCTGCTGTGGGTCGGCGGCCTGGTCACGCTGGGCTACTTCTTCGGCAACGTGCCATTCATCAAGCAGCACCTGTCGCTGATGGTGGTCGGCATCATCGTCCTGTCGCTGGTGCCGATGATCCTCGGCCTGCTGCGCGGCCGCTTCAGCCGCGCGGCCAAGGCCCACTGA
- a CDS encoding GNAT family N-acetyltransferase — MRIIKATLEHLDLLTPLFVKYREFYGQLPYPDSSRKFLQKRLMRSESIIYLALPDEADDRLLGFCQLYPSYSSLSLKRVWILNDIYVAEDSRRMLVADNLMREAKKMAKETNAVRMRVSTSSDNEVARKTYESMGFRKDTEFDSYILPISQD; from the coding sequence ATGCGCATCATCAAGGCAACCCTCGAGCACCTCGACCTGCTCACTCCGCTGTTCGTGAAGTACCGTGAGTTCTATGGGCAGCTGCCTTACCCGGACAGCTCGCGCAAGTTCCTGCAAAAACGCCTCATGCGCAGCGAATCGATCATCTACCTGGCCCTGCCGGATGAAGCCGACGACCGTCTGCTGGGCTTCTGCCAGCTCTACCCAAGCTATTCGTCGCTGTCGCTCAAGCGCGTGTGGATCCTCAACGACATCTACGTGGCCGAGGACTCGCGGCGCATGCTGGTGGCGGACAACCTGATGCGCGAGGCCAAGAAAATGGCCAAGGAAACCAACGCCGTGCGCATGCGCGTGTCCACCAGCAGCGACAACGAGGTGGCAAGGAAGACTTACGAATCCATGGGCTTTCGCAAGGACACCGAGTTCGACAGCTACATCCTGCCGATCAGCCAGGACTGA
- the eutC gene encoding ethanolamine ammonia-lyase subunit EutC: MDRHTPTPDNPWLALRNLTPARIALGRTGISLPTGAQLDFQYAHAQARDAVHLPFDHAGLRQQLSARGRDSLLLHSAATDRHQYLQRPDLGRRLHEDSAQRLREHAQANPGGVDLAIVVADGLSALAVHRHTLPFLSRFEEQAAADGWRSAPVVLVEQGRVAVADEVGELLGARMTVMLIGERPGLSSPDSLGLYFTYAPKVGLTDAYRNCISNVRLEGLSYGMAAHRLLYLMREACRRQLSGVNLKDEAEVHSIDSDNAGTKSGNFLLGEG, translated from the coding sequence ATGGATCGACATACTCCCACCCCGGACAACCCCTGGCTGGCGCTGCGCAACCTCACCCCCGCGCGCATCGCCCTGGGGCGCACTGGTATCAGCCTGCCCACCGGCGCCCAGCTGGACTTCCAATACGCCCACGCCCAGGCCCGCGACGCCGTGCACCTGCCCTTCGACCACGCCGGCCTGCGCCAGCAGCTTAGCGCGCGGGGCCGCGACAGCCTGCTGCTGCACAGTGCCGCCACTGACCGCCACCAGTACCTGCAACGCCCCGACCTGGGGCGGCGCCTGCACGAGGACTCCGCCCAGCGCCTGCGCGAACATGCCCAGGCCAACCCGGGCGGAGTAGACCTGGCCATCGTCGTCGCCGACGGGCTCTCCGCCCTGGCCGTGCACCGCCACACGCTCCCCTTCCTGAGCCGCTTCGAGGAGCAAGCCGCCGCCGACGGCTGGCGCAGCGCCCCGGTGGTGCTGGTGGAACAGGGCCGCGTGGCGGTGGCCGACGAAGTGGGCGAACTGCTGGGCGCGCGCATGACCGTGATGCTGATCGGCGAACGTCCGGGCCTGAGCTCGCCCGACAGCCTCGGGCTGTACTTCACCTACGCGCCCAAGGTTGGCCTTACCGACGCCTACCGCAACTGCATCTCCAACGTGCGCCTGGAAGGCCTGAGCTATGGCATGGCCGCCCATCGCCTGCTGTACTTGATGCGTGAAGCCTGTCGACGCCAGCTTTCGGGGGTGAACCTCAAGGACGAAGCGGAGGTCCATAGTATCGACAGCGATAACGCCGGCACCAAAAGCGGAAATTTCCTACTCGGAGAAGGGTAA
- a CDS encoding ethanolamine ammonia-lyase subunit EutB, translated as MASFVHTVGHQIYRFDSLKEVMAKASPARSGDYLAGVAASNDGERVAAQMALADIPLTHFLNEALIPYEQDEVTRLIIDTHDKQAFAPVSHLTVGGLRDWLLGEQADEHSLRALAPGLTPEMAAAVSKIMRVQDLVLVAQKIRVVTKFRGTMGLRGRLSTRLQPNHPTDEPAGIAASILDGLLYGNGDAMIGINPATDSIASICALLEMLDAIIQRYDIPTQACVLTHVTTSIEAINRGVPLDLVFQSIAGTEAANASFGINLNVLREGYEAGLSLKRGTVGQNLMYFETGQGSALSANAHHGVDQQTCETRAYAVARHFKPFLVNTVVGFIGPEYLYNGKQIIRAGLEDHFCGKLLGVPMGCDICYTNHAEADQDDMDTLLTLLGVAGINFIMGIPGSDDIMLNYQTTSFHDALYARQTLGLKPGPEFEAWLERTGIFTQADGRVRFGDNLPPAFRHALAHLA; from the coding sequence ATGGCAAGTTTCGTGCACACGGTCGGTCACCAGATCTACCGTTTCGACAGCCTCAAAGAGGTGATGGCCAAGGCCAGCCCGGCGCGCTCGGGCGACTACCTGGCGGGCGTCGCCGCCAGCAACGATGGTGAGCGGGTCGCGGCGCAGATGGCCCTGGCCGATATCCCGCTGACGCACTTCCTCAACGAAGCGCTGATCCCCTATGAGCAAGATGAAGTCACCCGGCTGATCATCGACACCCACGACAAACAGGCCTTCGCCCCGGTCAGCCACCTGACCGTCGGCGGCCTGCGCGACTGGCTGCTGGGCGAGCAGGCCGACGAACACAGCCTGCGCGCCCTGGCCCCCGGCCTGACGCCGGAAATGGCGGCGGCGGTGTCGAAGATCATGCGCGTGCAGGACCTGGTGCTGGTGGCGCAGAAGATCCGCGTGGTCACGAAGTTCCGCGGCACCATGGGCCTGCGCGGCCGGCTGTCCACACGGCTGCAACCCAACCACCCCACCGACGAACCGGCCGGCATCGCCGCCAGCATCCTCGACGGCCTGCTCTACGGCAACGGCGACGCCATGATCGGCATCAACCCGGCCACCGACAGCATTGCCTCGATCTGCGCCCTGCTGGAAATGCTCGACGCCATCATCCAGCGCTACGACATCCCCACCCAGGCTTGCGTGCTCACCCACGTCACCACCTCGATCGAGGCGATCAACCGCGGCGTGCCGCTGGACCTGGTGTTCCAGTCCATCGCCGGCACCGAGGCGGCCAACGCCAGCTTCGGTATCAACCTCAACGTGCTGCGCGAAGGCTACGAGGCCGGCCTGTCGCTCAAGCGCGGCACGGTCGGGCAGAACCTGATGTACTTCGAGACCGGTCAGGGCAGCGCCCTGTCGGCCAACGCCCATCATGGCGTCGACCAGCAGACCTGCGAGACCCGCGCCTACGCCGTGGCCCGCCACTTCAAGCCATTCCTGGTCAACACCGTGGTCGGCTTCATTGGCCCGGAATACCTGTACAACGGCAAGCAGATCATCCGCGCCGGCCTCGAAGACCACTTCTGCGGCAAACTGCTGGGCGTACCGATGGGCTGCGACATCTGCTACACCAACCACGCCGAAGCCGACCAGGACGACATGGACACCCTGCTCACCCTGCTGGGCGTGGCCGGGATCAACTTCATCATGGGCATCCCCGGCTCCGACGACATCATGCTCAACTACCAGACCACCTCGTTCCACGACGCGCTCTACGCCCGCCAGACCCTGGGCCTGAAGCCCGGACCGGAATTCGAGGCCTGGCTGGAGCGTACTGGCATCTTCACCCAGGCCGATGGCCGCGTGCGCTTCGGCGACAACCTGCCACCGGCCTTCCGCCATGCACTGGCGCACCTGGCCTAG
- the eat gene encoding ethanolamine permease has translation MPSDHSAGAPASSSVDFEKVGSDYFQQRELKKGAAGWVLLVGLGVAYVISGDYAGWNFGLAQGGWGGMFLATLLMATMYLCMCFSLAELSSMIPTAGGGYGFARSAFGPWGGFLTGTAILIEYAIAPAAIAVFIGAYCQSLFGIGGWMIYLAFYIVFIGIHIFGVGEALKLMFIITAIAAIALAVFLIGMVPHFDAANLFDIAKTDAVGASSFLPFGYVGVWAAIPYAIWFFLAVEGVPLAAEETKNPKRDLPRGLIGAMLVLLAFALLILVVGPGGAGADALKASGNPLVEALSKAYGGSTWMGGFVNLVGLAGLIASFFSIIYAYSRQIFALSRAGYLPRKLSETNKSKAPVLALVIPGIIGFALSLTGQGDLLILVAVFGATLSYVLMMAAHITLRIRRPKMERPYRTPGGIFTSGVALVLACIAVVAGFLVDPRVVIGAALIYAVLIAYFAFYSRHHLVAGTPEEEFAAIQQAEEALH, from the coding sequence ATGCCAAGCGATCACTCCGCCGGCGCGCCGGCGAGCTCTTCCGTCGACTTCGAAAAAGTCGGCTCGGACTATTTCCAGCAACGTGAACTGAAGAAAGGCGCCGCCGGCTGGGTCCTGCTGGTGGGCCTGGGCGTGGCCTACGTGATCTCCGGCGACTACGCCGGCTGGAACTTCGGCCTGGCCCAGGGCGGCTGGGGCGGCATGTTCCTCGCCACCCTGCTGATGGCCACCATGTACCTGTGCATGTGCTTCTCCCTGGCCGAGCTGTCGTCGATGATCCCCACCGCCGGCGGCGGCTACGGTTTCGCCCGCAGCGCCTTCGGCCCCTGGGGCGGCTTCCTCACCGGCACGGCGATCCTCATCGAGTACGCCATTGCCCCCGCAGCCATTGCCGTGTTCATCGGCGCCTACTGCCAGTCACTGTTCGGCATCGGCGGCTGGATGATCTACCTGGCGTTCTACATCGTGTTCATCGGCATCCACATCTTCGGGGTGGGCGAGGCGCTGAAACTGATGTTCATCATCACGGCCATCGCCGCCATTGCCCTGGCCGTATTCCTGATCGGCATGGTGCCCCATTTCGATGCAGCCAACCTGTTCGACATCGCCAAGACCGACGCCGTTGGTGCAAGCAGCTTCCTGCCGTTCGGCTATGTCGGCGTGTGGGCGGCGATCCCCTACGCGATCTGGTTCTTCCTCGCCGTCGAAGGCGTGCCACTGGCCGCCGAAGAAACCAAGAACCCCAAGCGCGACCTGCCCCGCGGCCTGATCGGCGCCATGCTGGTGCTGCTCGCCTTCGCCCTGCTGATCCTGGTGGTCGGCCCTGGCGGCGCCGGTGCCGACGCGCTCAAGGCTTCCGGCAACCCGCTGGTCGAGGCGCTGTCCAAAGCCTACGGCGGCTCCACCTGGATGGGCGGCTTCGTCAACCTGGTCGGCCTGGCCGGCCTGATCGCCAGCTTCTTCTCGATCATCTACGCCTATTCGCGGCAGATCTTCGCCCTTTCCCGTGCTGGCTACCTGCCGCGCAAGCTGTCGGAAACCAACAAGAGCAAGGCACCGGTGCTGGCCCTGGTGATCCCCGGGATCATCGGCTTCGCCTTGTCGCTGACCGGCCAGGGCGACCTGCTGATCCTGGTGGCGGTGTTCGGTGCCACGCTGTCCTATGTGCTGATGATGGCCGCGCACATCACCCTGCGCATCCGCCGGCCGAAAATGGAGCGCCCGTACCGCACCCCAGGTGGCATCTTCACCTCGGGCGTGGCCCTGGTGCTGGCCTGCATCGCCGTGGTCGCCGGCTTCCTGGTCGATCCGCGGGTGGTGATCGGCGCCGCCTTGATCTATGCCGTATTGATTGCCTACTTTGCTTTCTACAGCCGCCATCACCTGGTGGCCGGCACGCCCGAAGAGGAATTCGCCGCGATCCAGCAGGCCGAAGAGGCCCTGCACTGA